Proteins encoded within one genomic window of Brachybacterium avium:
- a CDS encoding copper transporter, with product MIDFRYHLVSLISVFLALAVGIVLGAGPLRENLGDQLAGQVEQLRTEQEQLRSDAEELSTKNDQLATFVSELGPELVAGNLAGKQVAVITDDGSTRPGIERMMTLLGDAGVESPTRIGLQPALWSPDADGERAAAVGEIRSIAPAALTADPDGELTDAAQLSGLIPNLLRGGEELPPELRSQLWQVLIDHQLIVIDGHAPTRVDAVIYTGAAPEELSVETEDEAVATERAQALLASQTHLLTELAGTGLPAVVSAATPGNDASTGILRTVRGDRAFDALSTTDRLQEPDGPLLSVLALIEQTRGGSGAYGTTGDAEERLPVLPETRGIEGALQDQGTGDAGADPQPSDGGGEG from the coding sequence GTGATCGATTTCCGATACCACCTCGTCTCGCTGATCTCCGTGTTCCTGGCACTGGCCGTGGGCATCGTGCTCGGCGCCGGTCCGCTGCGCGAGAACCTCGGCGACCAGCTCGCCGGCCAGGTCGAGCAGCTGCGCACGGAGCAGGAGCAGCTGCGCTCCGACGCGGAGGAGCTGTCCACCAAGAACGACCAGCTGGCGACCTTCGTCTCGGAGCTCGGCCCGGAGCTCGTCGCCGGCAACCTCGCCGGGAAGCAGGTCGCGGTGATCACCGACGACGGCTCCACCCGCCCGGGCATCGAACGCATGATGACCCTGCTGGGCGATGCCGGGGTCGAGTCCCCGACGCGGATCGGCCTGCAGCCGGCGCTGTGGTCCCCGGACGCCGACGGGGAGCGTGCCGCGGCGGTGGGGGAGATCAGGTCCATCGCGCCGGCCGCGCTCACCGCTGATCCCGATGGGGAGCTCACCGATGCCGCGCAGCTGTCCGGTCTGATCCCGAACCTGCTGCGCGGGGGTGAGGAGCTCCCGCCCGAGCTGCGTTCGCAGCTGTGGCAGGTGCTGATCGACCATCAGCTGATCGTCATCGACGGCCATGCCCCCACCCGGGTGGATGCGGTGATCTATACCGGCGCCGCCCCGGAGGAGCTCTCCGTGGAGACCGAGGACGAGGCCGTCGCGACCGAGCGCGCGCAGGCGCTGCTGGCCTCCCAGACCCACCTGCTCACCGAGCTCGCCGGCACCGGCCTGCCCGCCGTCGTCTCCGCTGCCACGCCCGGCAACGACGCCTCCACCGGTATCCTGCGCACAGTGCGGGGCGACCGTGCCTTCGATGCGCTCTCGACCACGGACCGGCTCCAGGAGCCGGACGGGCCGCTGCTGTCCGTGCTCGCCCTGATCGAGCAGACCCGCGGCGGGTCCGGAGCCTATGGCACCACCGGCGACGCCGAGGAACGCCTGCCGGTGCTGCCCGAGACGCGGGGGATCGAGGGCGCGCTCCAGGACCAGGGAACCGGCGATGCGGGCGCCGACCCGCAGCCCTCCGACGGGGGAGGGGAGGGATGA
- the murJ gene encoding murein biosynthesis integral membrane protein MurJ, which yields MSPAAPRPAPRSSIARSVLRGAGVILVVTIFARILGFVRYLVFGASIGAGDVGTAYSTANMLPNVLFEVAAGGVLAAVVVPLIAGLVPEGNPSAHAAADASGTSAAAGTTTTAAGTTTTAAATTAVAATGAPRPVSEQLVAGEEPAAGEGQAVDSGTALADRIVSTLLTWTLLGTGALAALVILFSGPLAQLLLAADGPAESGVPLGAALLRIFAFQLPLYGISVVLAAYLQARRRFFWPAMMPLLSSVTVMISYRVYAHLVPAVATSTTISQGAVWWLGWGTTAGVATMALPVVVMSLRSGLSLRPSLTMPPGFGRRALALGGAGLGAVGAQQLVLALVMLLAMRAGGVGTLPVFQYGQALYLLPYAVLVVPLVTSVFPHLSELRLVGDRSGFAKVAAASVRTVMAVSVVGAAMLLAAGPALEQFFRLIDRAGATGVGSTTAALALGLVGFAVATQCTRILSAALRARDALLVGSLGWLIAGVVILAVVLPSPQRSAAEAATVFALAMALGMALAGLMGLARIADVLEHGGHLVQVRRTALVVPIAVLGGGIPGLLLGKRLVTADAGEPRTVLIGILCGLVAALLSAALMAAADPETTRRLAHRFRGGRYGASRSAQ from the coding sequence ATGAGCCCGGCCGCCCCGAGACCCGCCCCTCGCAGCTCGATCGCCCGTTCGGTGCTGCGCGGCGCAGGGGTGATCCTGGTGGTCACCATCTTCGCGCGCATCCTCGGATTCGTCCGCTACCTCGTCTTCGGTGCGAGCATCGGCGCCGGCGACGTCGGCACCGCCTACTCCACCGCGAACATGCTGCCCAACGTGCTGTTCGAGGTCGCCGCCGGCGGCGTGCTCGCCGCTGTTGTGGTCCCGCTGATCGCCGGGCTGGTGCCCGAGGGCAACCCCTCCGCTCACGCCGCTGCCGACGCGAGCGGCACCTCAGCCGCCGCCGGCACCACCACGACCGCCGCCGGCACCACCACGACCGCCGCCGCCACGACCGCAGTCGCCGCCACCGGGGCGCCGCGCCCAGTGAGCGAGCAGCTCGTAGCCGGCGAGGAACCTGCCGCAGGGGAGGGGCAGGCCGTGGACAGCGGCACCGCCCTCGCCGACCGCATCGTCTCGACCCTGCTGACCTGGACCCTGCTGGGCACCGGAGCGCTGGCCGCCCTGGTGATCCTCTTCTCCGGCCCGCTCGCCCAGCTGCTGCTGGCCGCCGATGGCCCGGCGGAGTCAGGAGTCCCGCTGGGCGCGGCCCTGCTGCGGATCTTCGCGTTCCAGCTCCCGCTGTACGGGATCTCCGTGGTGCTGGCCGCCTATCTGCAGGCGCGCCGGCGCTTCTTCTGGCCCGCGATGATGCCGCTGCTGTCCTCGGTGACGGTGATGATCTCCTATCGCGTCTACGCCCACCTGGTGCCGGCGGTCGCCACCTCCACCACCATCAGCCAGGGCGCCGTGTGGTGGCTCGGCTGGGGGACCACGGCCGGGGTCGCCACCATGGCGCTGCCCGTCGTGGTGATGTCCCTGCGCTCGGGATTGAGCCTGCGTCCCTCGCTCACCATGCCGCCGGGCTTCGGCCGCCGCGCCCTGGCGCTCGGAGGGGCCGGGCTCGGCGCCGTCGGCGCCCAGCAGCTGGTCCTGGCCCTGGTGATGCTCCTGGCGATGCGGGCTGGTGGTGTGGGCACCCTGCCCGTCTTCCAGTACGGCCAGGCCCTGTACCTCCTGCCCTACGCGGTGCTGGTGGTGCCCCTGGTCACCTCGGTGTTCCCGCATCTGTCGGAGCTGCGACTGGTCGGTGACCGCTCCGGCTTCGCGAAGGTCGCCGCGGCCTCGGTGCGCACGGTGATGGCGGTCTCGGTGGTCGGCGCCGCCATGCTGCTGGCCGCCGGACCCGCCCTCGAGCAGTTCTTCCGCCTGATCGACCGGGCCGGGGCGACCGGTGTCGGCTCCACCACGGCCGCCCTGGCGCTGGGACTGGTCGGCTTCGCGGTCGCGACCCAGTGCACGCGGATCCTCTCCGCCGCGCTCCGCGCGCGTGACGCGCTGCTGGTCGGTTCGCTGGGCTGGCTGATCGCCGGTGTGGTGATCCTGGCCGTGGTGCTGCCGAGCCCGCAGCGCTCCGCCGCGGAGGCCGCGACCGTCTTCGCGCTGGCGATGGCGCTGGGCATGGCGCTGGCCGGGCTGATGGGCCTGGCGCGGATCGCCGACGTGCTCGAGCACGGTGGCCACCTCGTCCAGGTGCGTCGCACTGCGCTCGTGGTCCCGATCGCGGTGCTGGGCGGCGGCATCCCGGGCCTGCTGCTCGGGAAGAGGCTGGTGACCGCGGACGCGGGAGAACCCCGCACGGTGCTGATCGGCATCCTCTGCGGGCTGGTCGCCGCGCTCCTCTCGGCAGCGCTGATGGCTGCCGCCGATCCCGAGACCACCCGGCGTCTGGCGCACCGGTTCAGGGGCGGCCGCTACGGCGCATCGAGGTCAGCGCAGTGA
- a CDS encoding CTP synthase, with amino-acid sequence MPRVGAASTAKPFRNPGITRHIFVTGGVVSSLGKGLTASSLGMLLSSRGLQVTMQKLDPYLNVDPGTMNPFQHGEVFVTEDGAETDLDIGHYERFLDEDLTAHANVTTGQVYSTVISKERRGAYLGDTVQVIPHITDAIKESMRAQAGSGTDVIITEIGGTVGDIESQPFLEAARQVRQDLGRENVFFVHVSLVPFIGPSQELKTKPTQHSVAALRSIGIQPDAIVLRADRQLPSSVKTKISAMCDVDLDAVVTCADAPSIYEIPLVLHGEGLDAYAIRRLDLLSHDVDWSQWEELLRRVHDPAYEITVALVGKYVDLPDAYLSVTEALRAGGFHHRAQVALRWIEADLCARPEDAAEQLKDVDAIVVPGGFGIRGVDGKVGALHHGRIHGVPTLGLCLGMQSMVVEYARHELALPAAHSTEFDPGTDHPVVATMAEQEDIVSGEGDLGGTMRLGSYQHTLVEGSLAARVYGTTEVSERHRHRYEVNNSYRDRLQEAGLRIAGTSRLDDGRSLVEFVELDPEVHPFYIGTQAHPELKSRPTRAHPLFAGLIGAAVELQKATRLLEVPPSGQDETGLETMSRTGPGTSTQE; translated from the coding sequence ATCCCCAGGGTCGGGGCGGCCTCCACGGCCAAACCGTTTCGGAATCCGGGCATCACCAGGCACATCTTCGTCACCGGCGGAGTCGTCTCGAGCCTCGGCAAGGGGCTGACAGCCTCCTCCCTGGGGATGCTGCTGAGCAGCCGCGGCCTGCAGGTGACGATGCAGAAGCTGGATCCGTACCTCAACGTGGATCCGGGCACCATGAATCCGTTCCAGCACGGCGAGGTGTTCGTCACCGAGGACGGCGCCGAGACGGATCTGGACATCGGCCACTACGAGCGCTTCCTCGACGAGGACCTCACCGCCCATGCCAACGTCACCACCGGGCAGGTGTACTCCACCGTGATCTCGAAGGAGCGGCGCGGCGCATACCTCGGGGACACCGTGCAGGTCATCCCGCACATCACCGATGCCATCAAGGAGTCGATGCGCGCCCAGGCCGGCTCCGGCACGGACGTCATCATCACCGAGATCGGCGGGACCGTCGGAGATATCGAGTCCCAGCCCTTCCTCGAGGCCGCTCGCCAGGTGCGCCAGGACCTCGGCCGCGAGAACGTGTTCTTCGTGCACGTCTCCCTGGTGCCCTTCATCGGCCCTTCGCAGGAGCTGAAGACCAAGCCCACCCAGCACTCCGTGGCCGCGCTTCGCTCCATCGGCATCCAGCCCGATGCGATCGTGCTGCGTGCGGATCGGCAGCTGCCCAGCTCGGTCAAGACGAAGATCTCCGCGATGTGCGACGTCGACCTCGACGCAGTCGTCACCTGCGCGGATGCGCCGTCGATCTACGAGATCCCGCTGGTGCTGCACGGTGAGGGGCTGGACGCCTACGCCATCCGGCGGCTCGACCTGCTCAGCCATGACGTCGACTGGTCGCAGTGGGAGGAGCTGCTGCGCCGGGTGCATGATCCCGCCTACGAGATCACCGTCGCCCTGGTCGGCAAGTACGTCGACCTGCCCGACGCCTACCTCTCCGTCACCGAGGCGCTGCGCGCCGGCGGGTTCCATCACCGGGCACAGGTGGCGCTGCGCTGGATAGAAGCTGACCTCTGCGCACGTCCCGAGGACGCCGCTGAGCAGCTGAAGGACGTCGACGCGATCGTGGTGCCCGGCGGGTTCGGGATCCGCGGGGTCGACGGGAAGGTCGGCGCCCTCCACCACGGCCGCATCCACGGCGTGCCCACGCTCGGCCTGTGCCTGGGAATGCAGTCCATGGTGGTCGAGTACGCGCGTCACGAGCTCGCTCTGCCCGCGGCCCACTCCACCGAGTTCGATCCCGGCACCGACCATCCGGTGGTGGCCACGATGGCGGAGCAGGAGGACATCGTCTCCGGCGAGGGCGACCTCGGCGGCACCATGCGGCTGGGTTCCTACCAGCACACTCTGGTGGAGGGATCGCTCGCCGCACGCGTCTACGGCACCACCGAGGTCTCCGAGCGGCACCGCCACCGCTACGAGGTCAACAACAGCTACCGGGACCGGCTGCAGGAGGCCGGGCTGCGGATCGCCGGCACCTCACGCCTCGACGATGGCCGGTCGCTGGTGGAGTTCGTGGAGCTCGACCCCGAGGTGCACCCCTTCTACATCGGCACCCAGGCTCATCCCGAGCTGAAGTCCCGCCCCACCCGTGCGCACCCGCTGTTCGCGGGCCTGATCGGGGCGGCTGTCGAGCTGCAGAAGGCGACTCGGCTGCTCGAGGTCCCGCCCTCCGGCCAGGACGAGACGGGGCTCGAGACCATGAGCCGGACCGGGCCCGGGACGAGCACACAGGAATGA
- a CDS encoding NUDIX domain-containing protein: MSMDEHTTDQARTRPEAPLRDEPGQRPVAARRQLLDGMVFDLVRDTVDFADGVRFDREYVWHTGAVAVLALDEADRVLMIRQYRHPVGHELWEIPAGLLDQGGEAPHLAAARELAEETGYDPTGMRTLVDLRPSPGGSDEVIRVYLATGVRCSEDEYERTDEEAELVPRWVPLREAITAVLEGRITNATTVAAVLALQALRACGQDPDELRPADTAFMARPGRD; the protein is encoded by the coding sequence ATGAGCATGGATGAGCACACCACCGATCAGGCCAGGACCCGCCCCGAGGCCCCGCTGCGGGACGAACCCGGGCAGCGACCCGTCGCCGCCCGACGACAGCTCCTCGACGGCATGGTCTTCGACCTGGTGCGGGACACTGTCGACTTCGCGGACGGCGTGCGCTTCGATCGCGAGTACGTCTGGCACACCGGTGCCGTAGCGGTGCTCGCCCTCGACGAGGCGGACCGGGTGCTGATGATCCGGCAGTACCGGCATCCGGTGGGCCATGAGCTCTGGGAGATCCCGGCGGGGCTGCTGGACCAGGGCGGCGAAGCACCGCATCTCGCCGCCGCCCGGGAGCTCGCTGAGGAGACCGGCTACGACCCCACCGGGATGCGGACCCTCGTGGACCTGCGACCCAGCCCGGGCGGCAGCGACGAGGTAATCCGCGTCTACCTCGCCACCGGCGTCCGCTGCAGCGAGGACGAGTACGAGCGCACCGACGAAGAGGCCGAGCTGGTGCCCAGGTGGGTGCCGCTGCGCGAGGCGATCACTGCGGTGCTCGAGGGGCGCATCACCAACGCCACCACCGTCGCCGCCGTGCTCGCGCTGCAGGCGCTGCGTGCGTGCGGTCAGGACCCCGACGAGCTGCGCCCGGCGGACACTGCGTTCATGGCACGGCCCGGCAGGGACTGA
- a CDS encoding sugar ABC transporter ATP-binding protein has translation MVTAESSAPLLRVTNLVKHFPGAKALDGVDFDVRAGEVHCLLGQNGAGKSTLIKVLAGAHQPDDGEIHWEGQAVTIPSTTKALGLGIATMYQELDVVDGLTVAENIYLGHELSRGGILRHAEARTRTLDLLRRLGHPEILPGQDVGSLSAAGKQVVSMARALSHDAQVIVMDEPSAVLDPEEVVNLFQVVESLIAEGLAVIYISHRLEEIRRIGDRITVLKDGRTVASGLAVAETPTGDLIELMTGRRVESDFGGAGVEAFGEVMLRVEGLALDGVFTDVSFEVRSGQILGMAGLVGAGRSEILETLYGARPAAAGTITVGGRPMRTGSVVRAVARDIGLAPEERKSQGLLLDEPVYRNITLSTFARFARGGFLDERAERRAAVEQIEALHLAPADPDRQIRTLSGGNQQKAMLARWLVHGCDVLLLDEPTRGVDVGARAEIYGLIRRLARQGTAVVLVSSEIDEVLGLADQVLVVADGTVVHSGPAEQIDEHGVLDLVMEGTAHE, from the coding sequence ATGGTCACAGCAGAGTCGTCGGCGCCCTTGCTGCGCGTCACGAACCTCGTCAAGCACTTCCCGGGCGCGAAGGCTCTGGACGGGGTGGACTTCGACGTCCGTGCCGGGGAGGTCCACTGCCTCCTCGGACAGAACGGCGCCGGAAAGTCCACTCTCATCAAGGTCCTCGCCGGTGCGCACCAGCCCGACGACGGGGAGATCCACTGGGAGGGTCAGGCGGTGACTATCCCGTCGACCACCAAGGCGCTCGGCCTCGGCATCGCGACCATGTACCAGGAGCTCGACGTGGTCGACGGCCTGACCGTGGCGGAGAACATCTACCTCGGGCACGAGCTCTCCCGTGGCGGCATCCTCCGCCACGCCGAGGCGCGCACCCGCACTCTTGACCTGCTGCGCCGCCTTGGGCACCCCGAGATCCTCCCCGGTCAGGACGTGGGAAGCCTGTCTGCGGCCGGCAAGCAGGTCGTCTCCATGGCCCGCGCGCTCTCCCACGACGCACAGGTGATCGTCATGGATGAGCCCTCCGCCGTGCTGGACCCCGAGGAGGTCGTTAATCTCTTCCAGGTGGTCGAGTCGCTGATCGCCGAGGGTCTCGCCGTCATCTACATCTCTCACCGGCTGGAGGAGATCCGGCGCATCGGTGACCGGATCACCGTGCTCAAGGACGGCAGGACCGTCGCCTCGGGACTCGCAGTGGCGGAGACTCCGACCGGTGATCTGATCGAGCTGATGACCGGCCGTCGCGTCGAGAGCGATTTCGGCGGTGCCGGCGTCGAGGCGTTCGGCGAGGTGATGCTGCGGGTCGAGGGTCTGGCACTGGACGGAGTCTTCACGGACGTGAGCTTCGAGGTCCGCTCCGGGCAGATCCTCGGTATGGCGGGCCTGGTGGGCGCCGGTCGCTCCGAGATCCTCGAGACGCTCTACGGCGCTCGGCCCGCGGCCGCCGGCACCATCACGGTCGGCGGACGGCCGATGCGCACCGGTTCCGTCGTCCGCGCCGTGGCCCGGGACATCGGGTTGGCTCCGGAGGAGCGCAAGAGCCAGGGGCTGCTGCTCGACGAACCGGTCTACCGCAACATCACCCTGTCCACCTTCGCTCGGTTCGCGCGCGGGGGGTTCCTCGACGAGCGAGCCGAGCGCCGGGCCGCCGTCGAGCAGATAGAGGCGCTTCACCTCGCGCCTGCCGATCCTGACCGCCAGATCCGGACCCTATCCGGAGGCAATCAGCAGAAGGCGATGCTCGCGCGCTGGCTGGTGCACGGCTGTGACGTGCTGCTGCTGGATGAGCCGACCCGCGGGGTCGATGTCGGGGCGCGCGCCGAGATCTACGGGCTCATCCGTCGGCTCGCGCGGCAGGGCACTGCCGTCGTCCTGGTCTCCAGTGAGATCGACGAGGTGCTCGGTCTCGCGGATCAGGTGCTCGTCGTCGCGGACGGCACCGTCGTGCACAGCGGACCCGCAGAGCAGATCGACGAGCACGGAGTGCTCGACCTCGTCATGGAAGGAACCGCACATGAGTGA
- a CDS encoding ABC transporter permease gives MSEQAQRSGEGAAPDEGAGVDLGNGPVPSDVPTRQLADGPDGRGTRTRRGRSVGLGRSLGLIIALLLICVVGGLTAGDRFLDIDNVLTIVRGAAVIGVVSIGMTFVITAGGIDLSVGSVLGLASVWATTLATQAMAEDVHWIVMVFTGVAVGTAAGVVNGIVVSYGKVVSFIATFAMLIAARGLAEIISGRGTQLVTDNDFATFFSGVLLGIPTIVWIFLVVAAIGWVVLNRTTFGRRTVAVGGNPEAARLAGINIRRHTVYVFALSGFTAGLAAVMMLGRTGAGSSTNGTLYELDAIAAVVVGGTLLIGGRGTIVGTVIGVLIFQTLTNVFVLNNLSTSVQALVQGAIIVIAVLLQQRFVGRARST, from the coding sequence ATGAGTGAGCAGGCTCAGCGCAGCGGAGAGGGGGCCGCACCTGACGAAGGCGCAGGCGTCGACCTCGGCAACGGTCCCGTGCCGTCGGACGTGCCCACGAGACAGCTCGCCGACGGACCGGACGGGAGGGGCACCCGCACGCGTCGCGGCCGCAGCGTCGGGCTGGGCCGCAGCCTCGGGCTCATCATCGCGCTACTGCTCATCTGCGTGGTGGGCGGGCTCACCGCCGGGGACCGCTTCTTGGACATCGACAACGTCCTGACCATCGTCCGTGGTGCCGCGGTCATCGGAGTGGTGAGCATCGGGATGACCTTCGTCATCACCGCCGGTGGCATCGACCTGTCGGTCGGCTCGGTGTTGGGACTGGCGAGCGTATGGGCCACCACCCTCGCCACCCAGGCCATGGCCGAGGACGTGCACTGGATCGTGATGGTCTTCACCGGCGTCGCGGTCGGAACCGCAGCGGGCGTCGTCAACGGGATCGTCGTCTCCTACGGCAAGGTCGTCTCCTTCATCGCCACCTTCGCCATGCTGATCGCCGCGCGTGGCCTCGCCGAGATCATCTCCGGTCGCGGGACCCAGCTCGTCACCGACAACGACTTCGCGACGTTCTTCAGCGGCGTCCTCCTCGGCATCCCGACCATCGTGTGGATCTTCCTCGTGGTCGCCGCTATCGGCTGGGTGGTGCTGAATCGGACCACCTTCGGTCGCCGGACGGTCGCCGTCGGCGGCAACCCCGAGGCCGCCCGCCTGGCAGGGATCAACATCCGGCGTCACACCGTCTACGTCTTCGCCCTCAGCGGTTTCACCGCCGGCCTCGCCGCGGTGATGATGCTGGGTCGCACCGGAGCCGGCAGCTCCACGAACGGGACGCTCTACGAACTCGATGCCATCGCGGCCGTGGTCGTCGGCGGCACGCTCCTGATCGGCGGCAGGGGCACGATCGTCGGCACCGTGATCGGCGTGCTCATCTTCCAGACCCTGACCAACGTCTTCGTGTTGAACAACCTCTCCACCTCCGTGCAGGCGCTCGTCCAGGGCGCGATCATCGTGATCGCGGTCCTCCTCCAGCAGCGCTTCGTCGGTCGCGCCAGATCGACCTGA
- a CDS encoding substrate-binding domain-containing protein, with product MTASMTLRRRVTASLAVLASAALLASCTGNTPETVEEGSGGGDVNVGSSNDETGETVTIGFSAPAADHGWMGAMSTRAQEVADEYDDVELLVAEGTNDVNLQISQIETFINNDEVDAIVVVPFDGAALTGVALKAMEAGIPVINVDREFSDPNAARVTVMGDNYGMGHNAGEYICERVGDDPDAVIAEVTGISSLPLTEERTQGFVDALGECGQDVDNRVAADFTVQGGESATSNLLQAAPEIDAIWNHDDDQGVGVLSAIENADRDEFFMVGGAGSANMMRHIQEGDSVVEATVVYPASQAANGVALARLLAQDKSISDLVENEVPRQVQLYAPVVTEENVDEYLDSAFES from the coding sequence ATGACTGCATCGATGACGCTGCGTCGCCGTGTCACGGCCTCCCTCGCCGTGCTGGCCTCCGCCGCACTCCTCGCCTCGTGCACCGGAAACACGCCGGAGACCGTCGAGGAGGGGAGCGGCGGTGGCGACGTGAACGTCGGCAGCAGCAACGACGAGACCGGAGAGACCGTCACCATCGGATTCTCCGCCCCGGCCGCCGATCACGGGTGGATGGGGGCGATGAGCACCCGCGCTCAGGAGGTGGCCGATGAATACGACGACGTCGAACTGCTGGTGGCAGAGGGCACCAACGACGTCAACCTCCAGATCAGCCAGATCGAGACCTTCATCAACAACGACGAGGTGGACGCGATCGTGGTTGTCCCATTCGACGGGGCCGCACTGACCGGAGTTGCGCTGAAGGCGATGGAGGCCGGGATCCCGGTCATCAACGTCGACCGCGAGTTCTCCGACCCCAACGCTGCCCGGGTGACCGTGATGGGTGACAACTACGGGATGGGCCACAACGCCGGTGAATACATATGTGAGCGGGTGGGTGACGACCCTGACGCGGTGATCGCCGAGGTCACCGGCATCTCCTCCCTGCCCCTGACCGAGGAGCGCACCCAGGGATTCGTCGATGCGCTCGGTGAGTGCGGCCAGGACGTCGACAACCGCGTCGCTGCGGACTTCACGGTCCAAGGCGGCGAATCGGCCACCTCCAACCTGCTGCAGGCGGCCCCCGAGATCGATGCCATCTGGAACCACGATGACGATCAGGGCGTGGGCGTGCTGTCCGCGATCGAGAATGCCGACCGCGATGAGTTCTTCATGGTCGGTGGGGCCGGATCGGCCAACATGATGCGCCACATCCAAGAGGGCGATTCGGTCGTCGAGGCCACTGTGGTGTACCCCGCCAGTCAGGCCGCCAACGGCGTGGCGCTGGCCCGTCTGCTCGCCCAGGACAAATCGATCTCCGACCTCGTCGAGAACGAGGTGCCCCGTCAGGTCCAGCTCTACGCGCCGGTCGTGACCGAGGAGAACGTCGACGAGTACCTCGACTCGGCTTTCGAGTCCTGA
- a CDS encoding sugar phosphate isomerase/epimerase family protein encodes MARPITLFTGQWADLPFEEVARLAGQWGYDGLEIACWGDHLDPWRAAEDDAYVQNRLDILGENGLQVFTISNHLKGQAVCDDPIDQRHRDMLPDRIWGDGEAEGVRQRAAEEMKMTAVAAARLGASTVSGFTGSSIWKYVAMFPPVSEELIEAGYADFAERWNPILDVFDEQGVRFALEPHPSEIAYDYWTTQRTLETIGHREAFGINWDPSHFTWQDLDPVGFLWDFQDKIFHVHCKDSKRRMVNGRNGRLGSHLPWADPRRGWDFISTGHGDVPWEDALRMLNSIGYEGPLSVEWEDAGMDRLVGAPEALEFVRRLSFEPADAAFDAAFSTR; translated from the coding sequence ATGGCACGACCGATCACGCTGTTCACCGGCCAGTGGGCCGACCTACCGTTCGAGGAAGTGGCTCGCCTCGCCGGTCAGTGGGGATACGACGGACTGGAGATCGCCTGCTGGGGCGACCATCTGGACCCGTGGCGCGCCGCCGAGGACGACGCCTACGTGCAGAACCGGCTCGACATCCTGGGCGAGAACGGATTACAGGTGTTCACCATCTCCAATCATCTCAAGGGACAGGCCGTCTGCGACGATCCGATCGACCAGCGCCACCGGGACATGCTCCCGGACCGCATCTGGGGCGACGGCGAGGCCGAGGGAGTGCGCCAACGCGCTGCCGAGGAGATGAAGATGACCGCCGTCGCGGCCGCCCGGCTCGGCGCGAGCACCGTCAGCGGCTTCACCGGCAGCTCGATCTGGAAGTACGTGGCGATGTTCCCGCCGGTCTCCGAGGAGCTCATCGAAGCCGGCTACGCCGACTTCGCCGAGCGCTGGAACCCGATCCTGGACGTGTTCGACGAGCAGGGGGTGCGGTTCGCCCTCGAGCCCCATCCCTCGGAGATCGCCTACGACTACTGGACCACCCAGCGCACGCTCGAGACCATCGGCCATCGCGAGGCCTTCGGGATCAACTGGGACCCCTCCCACTTCACCTGGCAGGATCTGGATCCGGTGGGCTTCCTGTGGGACTTCCAGGACAAGATCTTCCATGTGCACTGCAAGGATTCCAAGCGCAGAATGGTCAACGGTCGCAACGGCCGGCTGGGATCCCATCTGCCCTGGGCCGATCCGCGCCGCGGCTGGGACTTCATCTCCACCGGGCACGGTGACGTGCCGTGGGAGGACGCCCTGCGAATGCTCAACAGCATCGGCTACGAGGGCCCGCTCTCCGTGGAGTGGGAGGACGCCGGCATGGACCGTCTCGTCGGTGCTCCCGAGGCGCTGGAGTTCGTGAGGAGGCTGTCCTTCGAGCCTGCCGACGCCGCCTTCGACGCCGCCTTCTCCACCCGTTGA